ccatcaattaatttttagactGAATTAGACACCCCATTCATTTTCACTGTTTGAGAGCATGCTTTAAATATGAGACCTGCCTCGACGGACCATAGCAGGACCTACCTTGACGGAAAGGGCATCCTCCCCAAAAAGAGTATGCTATGCATCAAACTTTTGCAGAATGCATTGCTAATTTGAGTTTACAAATTGATGGATGAGCGGGGGAGCCATTATTGTTTTAAGAAAATGAGGCATCACATATGAGACCTGTTAGATCTAGCAATTGTCAGAAAAAGTTACTGACAATAACAACAGTTCCATATTAATCTAAGTAGCCATAATTGCTGAAGatttttattacaaatatgAATCTAAAACCATTAAAAAGACTTAAGCTTCATGTTCTTATCTTCGTCATTATCACCACCCTCTTGGCTTACTTCCATCAACATCAACACTCATTAGCAGTCTTACATTTTCAGGCAGTCTACGCTTTTATTCTCAACTTTGCAGCAAGAACAACGGAACGAAaaggttcaaaaaaaaaaaacttaaaaaaggTTTATAACCATGCTGGATTCTTCAAGGGAGTAACCACAGCTTTCACTTGCAAGTAATTGCTAAGGCTGTAAATCCCCTTTTCCCTTCCATGTCCACTCATCTTGTATCCGCCAAAAGGAATCGCCGCATCAAAGATATCGAAGCAATTGATCCATACTGATCCGACTCGTAATGCTCGTGTCAGGATGTTTGCAGTGTCTATGCTCTGCGTGAACACCCCTGCTGCCAGACCATATTGACTGCTATTTGCTCTGTGTATGACTTCATTCAAATCCCTGAAATAATTCGGAAAATTTTAATATGCTTATAAGCACCAATGTTATTATACTAGGTTGCAAGATGAGGATTGTTACTTGAACTTCAAGATCGACTGAACTGGACCGAATATCTCCTCTTTTGCTATCAGCATTTCTTCCTGTTATAAGCAATGGTTGTGTCAGTTAGATTCATGATCATAATTCAATCTTCTGCATAAAATAGTTCGTTAATCAGGCAACGTACTGTAACGTTTGAGAAAACTGTGGGCTGGATGTAATAGCCCTTGGTGCCAAATCTCTCTCCTCCAGCTTCAAGTTTAGCTCCACTTTCAATACCAGATCTTATGTACCTCAGAATCTTCTCAAATTGTTCTGAATCAACCTGTTCCATTTGAATAGGACGCTGTCAATGCCAATTGCGCAACTAATAGTGGGTGGCTAAGGTAAATATCTTAGTCCTTCAACATTTGAAAGCAGTCAGATAACTGTAGCATCAGAAATGGATTCCAAATTTTTgacattttgattttttttttctatttaagtCTTGAAAGTTATAGATAACAACCAACATATGCAAAAAGAGTATGGGAATCTGTGAAGGAATTGGGTCCAAAATCACAGATGTTGCCAGGAAGCAACAACAATAAAATTCTCTAGCAGTAGTATTTATTAGAAAGTTAATGTTGCTGATTTTACCTGAGGGCCTTGTTCAACACCCCCCTTGAATGGATCACCAACAAGACGTCTTACAGCACGTGCCTTTGCTTTTTCTATGAATTCATCATATACACGCTCGTGAACATACGTGCGAGAGCCAGCACAGCAACATTGGCCCTACAGATTTCTCAAAACCATGATCATAAGACACAGTTTTTGTTAAAATGAAAAGTAATATAAGTATGTTTGGGAACAAATTCTTGCACATGCCTGATTAAAGAATAAAGCAAAGTGAGCCAGCTCAACCGCCTGATCAATATCAGCATCCTCACAAACAATAAAAGGGGATTTCCCTCCAAGTTCCAGAGTTACTGGCTTGAGATTGCTTCTCGCTGCTAACTCGAGAACAACTTTTCCCGTTTCGGTTGATCCAGTAAAAGCAAGCTGCATAAAGATTGCAGAATAATTATCAAGTATAATCAGGTAAAAGTATACTTCCGTCTTCTAAATTAGCATTGCTCCAAATGTTCATATTTCAAACATCACAGCATACAGAATAATGGTTCTAAAGTACACTAATCATTTTAAAGGCAACACATCCTATGTTGATTATTAAGTGGCAAACTTAGAGGTGACCAAGGTCTGATTCAGAACTGGACTGGTCCAACCCAGAACCAAAACAGGTCAAAGACCTAGATCGACTGAAACTGGACTTGAACCGGACCAGAACTTCCCAGTCCAGTTTTGGCCAAAACTGAAATTTTTCCGCCTTTAAAAAAATGATTGTTGGATTTGATCAAAATCTTGGGGGGGAGGGGGGACCCTGCTAGTCAAACCGGACTGCAGCCAACCCTAGGCAAACCCATCAAATGACATCCAATTGACAATATTTCAGGCGTCTCAATTTAAGAtgacatgatggcatatgttgaTCAAGCTTTGAGCCCAGTGACAGAAACAACTATCATGCAGAACCACCCGGAGTTGTTGTGGTTCTCCAAGTAACTGCCCTGGCATGCTAAGGTCGAATTTCTATAAGGAATCAGAAACATTTTCCTAGAACCTTAAATGGATATCAAGGAAGAAACGCATATCAGGCATCATATTCTTGGACACCAGAAGATTATAGTCTATACTTGCAATATCCGATGGAATTTGTGTGCATTTGCTCTATTCACGATTTCCAATTCCAAATGCACTGATCATTAGTTCAGATGATTCATGAGAATTTAAGAATAAAACCGGATAAATCTTCAATATTGAGAtgcataatttactattaacACTGACTTAAGGATGAGTTATACAGTTGCAAATACCTTATCCACATCCATATGACTGGCAAGAGCTGCACCAGCAGTTGGACCAAAACCAGAAATCACATTCAAAACACCTTCTGGAAGTCCAGCCTGTCATGAAGCTTATCTAATCAGCGCACATATGGAAAACACATGTGTAGACATTTTGTTCATCAAATGTTAGGTCCTTGATGACAGATGAGAATAGGAAGTTTTGGTAAAACTATTTATTAAGACATGCTGAAATTAATCTCAGTAAAAGTAGCCAGCCACAGTCCTACAACGACAGATGAAGCTGTTCATAAACGGACACGCCTGTTTAATCAACATATAAGTGAAAAAAAGTTACATTCAAAAGCTACCTCATGAAATAGCTTGGCTGCATATAAAGCAGTTAATGGTGTCTGCTCTGCTGTCTTGATAACAACAGTGTTGCCACATGCTAATGCTGGCCCGACCTTCCAAGCAAACATGAGAAGAGGAAAATTCCATGGAATAATCTGACCTGCAACACCAATTGGTTCATGCAAGGTTTGCACATGATGCTGCCCATCAGCTGGAACTACAAGACCATGAATCTTATCGGCCCAACCTAAACAATATTCAAAAGAAAACAATCATGAGTATTACAAACAATATCAGAGCAAAGAGTATTCTTCAaggcatgtaaagtaaaataattttgCAATGTCCTTTTCATTTTGCTCACCAGCATAGTATCGAAATAGACGTGCAACCATTGGTACTTCAATTTTAGAAGCCTGCTCATATGGTTTCCCATTATCCCAAGTCTCAAGTGTTGCAATTTCATCATTATGCTTTTCAATCAAATCAGCAAAGCGTAGCAATATCCTTGCCCTTTCCTGGAATACAAAGGCAAAAATTCtcaaaccataaaatcattttcAGCTTACACAAAACAGCAGAGTTAATATGTAAGTATAGTTACATAAGCAGTCATCTTTGGCCATGGTCCATCATCAAACGCTTTGCGGGCAGCAGAGACTGCTCTATTTACATCTTCAACATCTCCTTCAGCAACATGGGCAATCACTTCCCCTGTCCTGGGATCATATGTTGGGAAAGTCTTCCCTATAGGCACAAGACAATGACATTGAAAATAGCAGTCAAGGATACTTGAATTGTACTGTGCATCAATGAAATTCACCTGAGGCTGCATCCACAAACTGCCCATTAATTAAAAGTTGGGTATAATTCACAGCTACAGATGGAACTATTGGTCCCTCAGCAGCAGTAGCAGCTGCAGTTGTACTATATCTGCTGATTCCTCTACCAAGGTTTGAACTCCTCCCTGAagaatatacattttaaaaaaataataataacattgaGGTCACGAATACAATAGTCAAAACCAACTATACAAGAAACAAATACAATTGTGAAGGCAGTTGAATTACTTCTAATGCACACATTAGAGGTGCCCCCATTTTTGACTAGtgaaaaaacaacaaaaaaattGGAACAATCACAAGATAGGATTCATCGACATCAGCAAGATAAATGCATATACAGAACAAAAAATTATGGGAGATAGATGGCCACATTTCCACAGGCAGGGGCCCACATACACCACACTGATGGGTCCCAAGAGTAAAAGAGGCAGTTCCTCTTCCTTCCCAAATGGTAATgaagtaagaaagaaaatatagaTAATTCCAGTAAAAGAGATAAACAATCAGATTGAAAACGAGAAAAGAGATCTGAGCAAGTACTTTTGAATCTGAACTATGAGCCACAAAAAGATTTGAGTTATGAACTTGTATATTCAATGGACCTCGCAAACTGAAATAAACTGCCAACTAAAAATAATTGGAAAACAAGTACAATCAGGTAGATATAATTATGATCAAAAGATTTTATTTACACCCAAGAAAACAGATTGTttcagttttgaaaagaaattgaaaaaaacaataaattggccaaaacttttcttttttttctatctTTCATGAGAAGTAAactttcttcctcctcctccctcCCACCACTTTTTTCTCAGCAACCAAGCAGAAAAAAGAACATCAAAGACTGTAAATTCTAATAGGGGGAAGACTGATTTCCAATAACCAACCTATAGGTGGTGCAACAAACAATCAAAGCACAAGAAAAATCATTAAACGATTTGCTTTTGGACTTTGTTTCTCTGATTTtcaatacaaaaataaaagcaGAAAAAGGGAAGAGGAGATTCTCACACACCTCCTGAAAACagagcagaagcagaagcagaagtaaACGAGCGAGAAAGCAACCCAGATATCCTCCTAGCAGCCATAGCAacacactctctctctctgctctatctctctctctctgtatgGGAGTGTGTGAGATTTTTTTTAGTGCCGTATGATTCacctctctatattattatatataaaaatatggcCCCCTCCCTCTCTCTTGCTTTCTGTACAGTATATACTATCTAACAAAGTGGGGCTCTTCCAAATTACTTTTCTGATAATTATCCAATAATTTTGGAAAGAGTCAAAAATAATCTAGATACTATATCAGTTAAACGACATTAACTTTTCTGGGTTTTCTTTATAATtgacaaattaataaaatttatcaatttttatccTGATTTGCAGATGGGGTCACATTAATTTGTAGGTGAGAGAAGCGAGAAACAGAGGAAGAtaataagtaagaaagatagaaaCGCATGAGCCAACTCACTCACCACCAGCCAACTCAACCATGAGTTAAGTGGTCGCACGCATCATAAAGTAGAGGAGAAGAGAAAGGAAATAAAAATGGATAAAAGCCAAAAGGTGGCAGAGGGCATCGGGATGATCACAGATGACATCAGCTTTTCACGGTTGCTCTGTTTCGTATTGTGGGCGCTGCAGAGTTCATCGCCACGTTTTGTGATCATTTATGCTATAATGCTATTCTGCTTTCTGCCTTTGCGTGGGAGAACTGTCCAGAGCCACTATTTGATtgtgtttttttgtttttttcactttcatttaacatttaaattttataaaaattaattattttatagataatttattatttaatttttatataaattcactgattaatcttttaaatttaaaaaatatattaaaaatatattaattaatcttttattaatttcaaacattatttattttactatttaatttttataatataaaaaatttattaactgattatttaattttataaaaatataaattaattaagatattattttttttgttactGTTTTTCATGTGAGTTTTGAGAAATGATgggaaatatattaaaaaattataacttttttaGCTGTAAGCTTATACGTACCATTCAACTTCAAGAATTATTCTATTCCCacctttcttctttattttatttacgtcaacctaaattttattttttaaaaacaatttgGCTAACAAATTTTCAAGttactaaattaaaaataatcatttAATCCATCCTCTTTATCTTTCTTAATGTAAATATagtatttcaaataaatttattattttattgaattaattaataaaatacttattattttatatttctttctatttgttattattatttttaaattttattaaactaatCAATGCAAATTcccattaaataaaaaattaattttaggatTTCCATCAACTATATTTTctctaattagaaaaaaattcattaactaTGAAAAATCTAAACATCTAacaattacaaaaaataattggtacattattattagaataaagaacaattattaatataaaaacatttattaattattttctcaattttaaaaaatatattaaaatatttataatgtattaaaaaatattaattaatttttttattaattttatcattaaatattttattatttaatatttataattttaaaaatctattaattaatttttaaaatttttaaaaaatttactaattaatctttttatattaaaaatattttaaatttttttataatacttaactattaaaattaataaaaaattaattaaaacattaataatattttaatattttttttaaaatcaatccatttaataaattttttcatattataaaaattaaatagtaattttttaaaaaatatatattattattattattattattattatagaatTGTATAAGACCAAAATTAATTGGATGAATATTATCAATTTGGTCTCTTAACGGATAATCACGACCAATCATCTTTGAATGGATTAAGAGAAGTACTCTGCGTGTAGATAAATTTAACAAAGAAAGAAGAATTGAGGTTGTTATCTAATTTTTCTTTCTCTACAATTagcaatatttttttaaagatgatAAAATTAgcaagagttttatttttatttttttttcccgaCACGTTGGATTGGATATAGTTTTGACATTTCAAACCCTAGAGGTAGTTTTCAAGGTTGAATATTCAATGAACTTGTGTGTCTAAATTGGACATTTCCACGACCTTGATAATTTAAGGAGCTATTCTATTAAAAATACAccggttttattttttttataaatgataaagtataatgattattttttattaagaaaaaatattcatatcatctcatcttattttttaaaaaatatttatttttattaaataaaataaaaaatacttctataatttaataattttgtgacataaatataataattttatcatcaCCAAACTTTAATAATGCTGtaaatatgttaaaaataaaatacatagttatatatatacatgaaaaaaatatataacagaaatatatttttttaaaaatttaaaaattaaaaaaaaaaaaaaggcaaacgAGGATAGGACTTGAGATGTCTGGAAAATTGAGGTCGTAACCTACCAGATTTACGCTTGTATTTCATGTTCACATCaaacaaatatttatttaattataatatgagTAAAATAAGAtcgaaaaaaaagagagaagaaattcAATCACATCTTTTTGAGAGCTATAGATATTTCTTTcaaagttaaattaaataaagataGTTTCTGAAGATAGATTCACCTACCTGTATTATAATGAACTAACACATCGT
This genomic interval from Manihot esculenta cultivar AM560-2 chromosome 12, M.esculenta_v8, whole genome shotgun sequence contains the following:
- the LOC110628642 gene encoding benzaldehyde dehydrogenase, mitochondrial, whose translation is MAARRISGLLSRSFTSASASALFSGGRSSNLGRGISRYSTTAAATAAEGPIVPSVAVNYTQLLINGQFVDAASGKTFPTYDPRTGEVIAHVAEGDVEDVNRAVSAARKAFDDGPWPKMTAYERARILLRFADLIEKHNDEIATLETWDNGKPYEQASKIEVPMVARLFRYYAGWADKIHGLVVPADGQHHVQTLHEPIGVAGQIIPWNFPLLMFAWKVGPALACGNTVVIKTAEQTPLTALYAAKLFHEAGLPEGVLNVISGFGPTAGAALASHMDVDKLAFTGSTETGKVVLELAARSNLKPVTLELGGKSPFIVCEDADIDQAVELAHFALFFNQGQCCCAGSRTYVHERVYDEFIEKAKARAVRRLVGDPFKGGVEQGPQVDSEQFEKILRYIRSGIESGAKLEAGGERFGTKGYYIQPTVFSNVTEEMLIAKEEIFGPVQSILKFKDLNEVIHRANSSQYGLAAGVFTQSIDTANILTRALRVGSVWINCFDIFDAAIPFGGYKMSGHGREKGIYSLSNYLQVKAVVTPLKNPAWL